One segment of Panicum virgatum strain AP13 chromosome 1K, P.virgatum_v5, whole genome shotgun sequence DNA contains the following:
- the LOC120700002 gene encoding probable RNA-dependent RNA polymerase SHL2 — protein MPPPHAFVHFAQPEVACRTAAAGSELILRARPAYCGSHRRGARHQGAEPFHFAGSRVEVGNLWPPAAFTVAWRDPAAPGGLDLRGRPARRDRDAAFAFLGSHCCAATSSSSSPSLTLPRSCRSRTTTRSSSGSRPRPCCTTARRPTMFTSPCRPALPGTS, from the exons ATGCCCCCGCCGCACGCCTTCGTCCACTTCGCGCAGCCGGAGGTCGcgtgccgcaccgccgccgccggttccgAGCTCATCTTGCGTGCGCGCCCCGCCTACTGTGGCTCCCACCGCCGCGGGGCGCGCCACCAGGGCGCCGAGCCCTTCCACTTCGCGGGCTCGCGCGTCGAGGTGGGGAACCtttggccgcccgccgccttcaCCGTCGCTTGGCGCGACCCCGCCGCGCCCGGGGGGCTCGACCTTCGTGGTCGACCCGCTCGACGAGACCGCGACGCCGCCTTCGCGTTCCTGGGCTCCCACTGCTGCGCTGCGACGTCAAGCTCGAGTTCTCCTTCCTTGACGTTGCCGAGGTCCTGCCGTTCCAGAACGACGACtcgctcctcctccggctctcGGCCGCGCCCCTGCTGTACTACCGCAAGGCGGCCGACGATGTTCACCAGCCCGTGCCGACCTGCTCTACCAG GCACATCTTAG